One segment of Caldanaerobius polysaccharolyticus DSM 13641 DNA contains the following:
- a CDS encoding rhamnulokinase — translation MDFGANSGRGILGTFDGYKLSIEEIHRFSNDPVRLPDGLHWDVLRLFHEIKQAILKCSSRTDRNIEAIGVDTWGVDFGLLSSSGELLGNPYHYRDERTQGMINEAGKRIDRLKLYSITGNQFQPFNTIYQLLSMVINRSPILEKAKTMLLLPDLFNYFLTGEKASEFTIVTTTQLYDVHASDWAWNIIDAMCIPRHIFTEIKPAGQIRGKLIPSLASELFIKEIPVVSVASHDTGSAVAAVPYSKKNAAFLSSGTWSLIGVEVEKPVISPKALEYNLTNEGCAGGTFRLLKNIAGLWIFQECKRFWDKQGPVQSYDELEEKAKSAQPFKAFIDPDDPMFYSPGNMPEKIVQYCKLTGQNAPQNKGEIVRCILESLALKYRLAIEQLEEVSGIRLETIHVVGGGTKDAMLCQYTANATQRQVIAGPVEATAIGNLLVQAMALGHINSINEAREVVKNSFATQEYTPQDATQWNEAYDRYVQFLKKKSKK, via the coding sequence ATAGATTTCGGCGCCAATAGCGGGAGAGGTATCTTAGGTACATTTGACGGGTACAAACTTTCTATAGAGGAAATACACAGGTTTTCCAATGATCCTGTTCGCCTACCTGATGGGCTGCATTGGGACGTTTTAAGGCTATTCCATGAGATCAAACAGGCTATTTTAAAGTGCTCATCCAGAACTGACAGAAATATAGAGGCAATAGGGGTAGATACGTGGGGAGTAGATTTCGGCCTTTTAAGTTCTTCAGGAGAGCTTCTGGGCAATCCTTATCATTATCGCGACGAGAGAACTCAAGGCATGATAAATGAGGCGGGCAAAAGAATAGATAGGTTAAAGCTGTATTCCATTACAGGCAATCAATTTCAACCCTTTAACACCATATACCAGTTACTCTCCATGGTCATAAATCGTTCTCCCATTTTAGAGAAGGCTAAAACCATGCTGCTCCTGCCTGACCTGTTTAATTATTTCCTGACAGGAGAAAAAGCCAGTGAGTTTACCATAGTGACCACAACTCAGCTATACGACGTCCACGCCAGCGATTGGGCGTGGAACATCATAGACGCCATGTGCATACCTAGGCACATATTTACAGAAATCAAGCCCGCGGGTCAAATAAGGGGCAAATTGATACCATCGCTGGCTTCAGAGCTGTTTATAAAAGAGATACCGGTGGTATCAGTAGCTTCCCACGATACCGGCTCTGCGGTGGCAGCAGTGCCCTACTCCAAAAAAAATGCTGCTTTTCTCAGCAGCGGTACGTGGTCTTTAATAGGCGTAGAGGTGGAAAAGCCCGTCATAAGCCCCAAAGCTTTGGAATACAATCTCACCAACGAAGGGTGTGCAGGGGGTACTTTCAGGCTACTCAAAAACATCGCAGGGCTGTGGATCTTCCAGGAATGCAAGCGCTTCTGGGATAAACAAGGTCCTGTGCAAAGCTACGATGAGCTGGAGGAAAAAGCAAAGTCTGCCCAACCGTTTAAAGCGTTTATCGATCCAGATGACCCTATGTTCTACAGCCCCGGCAACATGCCGGAAAAAATAGTTCAATACTGCAAGCTAACAGGGCAAAATGCGCCTCAAAACAAAGGAGAAATCGTCCGCTGTATTTTAGAAAGCCTGGCATTAAAATACCGGTTAGCCATAGAGCAATTAGAAGAAGTCTCAGGTATAAGGTTAGAAACCATACACGTGGTAGGCGGAGGAACAAAAGACGCTATGTTATGCCAGTACACTGCCAATGCCACCCAGAGGCAGGTAATAGCAGGACCTGTAGAGGCTACTGCCATAGGTAATCTACTGGTCCAGGCCATGGCTTTAGGGCATATAAATAGCATAAATGAAGCCAGAGAAGTGGTAAAAAACTCATTTGCTACACAAGAATACACGCCTCAGGACGCAACCCAATGGAATGAAGCGTACGACAGGTACGTACAGTTTTTAAAGAAAAAAAGCAAAAAATAA
- the rhaI gene encoding L-rhamnose isomerase, which translates to MSEEYRIWEQKQQDRGIDVKWVKERLKEFKVETPSWGYGDSGTRFKTFKQAGVPRNLFEKLEDAAQVNKYTGMCPTVAIHIPWDKEDDYSKVVEYASHLGLKIGAVNPNLFQDDDYKFGSITNVRPEVRRKAIDHMLECIDIAKQVGSKIISLWLADGTNYPGQGDFRARKQWIQESLQEIYDKLGEDMRLLIEYKCFEPGFYHTDIADWGMSYAFASKLGPKAQVLVDLGHHLQGTNVEHIVAFLLDEGKIGGFHFNNRKYADDDLIVGSINPYELFLIFNELVAGSLDSKTAPTAANIAYMIDQSHCIEPKIPAMIRSVLNIQTAYAKALLVNRKQLREAQKANDVMAAEAAVREAFEIDVKPLLEQVRLEMGLDPDPLKAYLESGYGEKILSRGTGGKGWQ; encoded by the coding sequence ATGTCAGAGGAGTACAGGATATGGGAGCAAAAGCAGCAAGACCGCGGTATAGACGTAAAGTGGGTTAAAGAACGCCTGAAAGAATTTAAAGTGGAAACACCTTCATGGGGATACGGCGACTCAGGTACCCGATTCAAGACGTTTAAACAGGCCGGCGTGCCCAGAAATCTCTTTGAAAAGCTGGAAGATGCCGCTCAGGTAAATAAGTACACGGGCATGTGCCCCACCGTAGCCATACACATTCCATGGGATAAGGAAGACGATTATTCCAAAGTGGTAGAGTACGCCTCTCATCTGGGGTTGAAGATAGGCGCAGTAAACCCCAATCTGTTCCAGGACGACGATTATAAATTTGGCAGCATCACCAATGTGCGCCCAGAAGTTCGGCGAAAGGCTATCGACCACATGCTGGAATGCATTGACATAGCAAAGCAGGTAGGCTCAAAAATAATAAGCCTTTGGCTGGCTGACGGCACCAATTATCCCGGTCAGGGCGATTTTCGAGCTCGCAAGCAATGGATTCAGGAATCTCTACAGGAGATATACGATAAACTGGGAGAGGACATGCGCCTGCTCATCGAATACAAATGCTTTGAACCGGGCTTTTACCACACCGATATAGCTGACTGGGGGATGTCCTACGCCTTTGCGTCAAAACTAGGTCCAAAAGCTCAGGTGCTGGTAGACCTGGGCCATCACCTGCAGGGCACCAACGTGGAGCACATAGTAGCGTTTTTGCTGGACGAGGGAAAGATCGGCGGATTTCATTTTAACAACAGAAAGTACGCTGATGATGACCTAATAGTGGGTTCCATAAACCCCTACGAGCTATTCCTCATATTCAATGAACTGGTAGCCGGAAGCCTTGACAGCAAAACAGCGCCTACCGCCGCTAACATCGCCTATATGATCGACCAGAGCCATTGCATCGAACCCAAAATACCCGCCATGATACGATCTGTCCTTAATATACAGACAGCTTACGCCAAAGCCCTGCTGGTAAACCGCAAACAGCTAAGAGAAGCGCAAAAAGCCAATGACGTCATGGCAGCAGAAGCGGCCGTGAGGGAAGCTTTTGAAATAGACGTAAAGCCGCTTTTGGAACAAGTAAGGCTGGAGATGGGGTTAGACCCAGATCCATTAAAAGCGTACCTAGAAAGCGGATATGGCGAGAAGATACTCTCCAGGGGAACTGGCGGCAAGGGCTGGCAATAA
- a CDS encoding ABC transporter ATP-binding protein, translated as MISIQNLTKRFGNTIAVNAISFEIHDGEIFGLLGENGAGKTTTMRMLATMLKPTSGTAKINGYDIVSQPFEVRKRIGILFGGEAGLYDRLTARENIAYFAELNGMQPDKIHKRIDELAEILDMKDFLDKRVGKFSKGMKQKVTIARSIVHNPDVMLLDEPSIGLDVTSTRMLHDFIYSCKQQGKSVVYSSHIMSEIEKLCDRLAIIHKGALMTVCTIHELKNKYQSDNLEEIFIKVVGGNNE; from the coding sequence TTGATCTCAATCCAAAACCTCACAAAGCGATTTGGCAACACCATTGCCGTCAATGCTATCTCTTTTGAAATCCACGATGGAGAAATCTTTGGCCTCTTAGGGGAAAACGGAGCGGGCAAAACCACCACTATGAGGATGCTGGCTACCATGCTCAAACCCACCTCAGGTACTGCTAAAATCAACGGCTACGACATCGTAAGCCAACCCTTTGAAGTGAGAAAACGAATCGGCATCCTTTTTGGCGGAGAAGCAGGGCTTTACGACAGGTTAACTGCCAGAGAAAATATCGCCTACTTCGCTGAGCTAAACGGGATGCAACCTGATAAAATCCATAAAAGAATAGACGAATTGGCAGAGATACTGGACATGAAGGACTTTTTAGACAAGAGGGTAGGAAAGTTCTCCAAAGGCATGAAGCAAAAGGTAACTATTGCTCGGTCTATCGTCCACAATCCTGATGTGATGCTATTAGATGAACCCAGCATAGGACTTGACGTTACCAGCACCCGTATGCTCCACGACTTTATATATAGCTGCAAACAACAGGGCAAATCCGTGGTATATTCAAGCCATATAATGAGCGAAATCGAAAAACTGTGCGACAGGTTAGCGATCATACACAAAGGTGCGCTGATGACGGTGTGTACCATTCATGAATTAAAGAACAAATACCAAAGCGACAACCTGGAAGAAATATTTATAAAAGTGGTAGGTGGCAACAATGAATAA
- a CDS encoding ABC transporter permease, giving the protein MNKALTVFKKEIKDAFRDRRTLISSILIPTLLIPVLFLIMGNSISGVQNSIKQQGFKISFQGKNTYLEQFLSKQPDIKIVTSDNPLKLLQDGKIQAIIRVPDDFNRNIDQGKQSKITVLYDQSSSKSSMGLSSLTRAIDAFSKSVAQQRLYSKGIDPRLIYPLVTEVTDVAAKKNGQGAFVLSFIIPLFLMMWPAIGAMVSAADSGAGEKERGTLEPLLATQVNRTAIAIGKWMSISVASLTGAIAFTIGFFISLKINPAAFGGKIQISPSSAVVMVIMGIMVSLMYSAVILALSLFARNTKEANTYMSPINFIAMVPAYLTFFTDIKTIPFWQYAIPFYNIVLVLKESLLGTIDPIHIGLAVLWTFVLISLALYITVRMFNNEKVVFRN; this is encoded by the coding sequence ATGAATAAAGCGTTGACGGTTTTTAAAAAAGAAATAAAAGACGCTTTCAGAGACAGGCGCACACTTATATCCAGCATATTGATACCAACACTGCTGATACCTGTTCTCTTTTTAATCATGGGCAATAGCATATCAGGAGTCCAAAATTCTATAAAACAGCAGGGCTTTAAGATTTCTTTTCAGGGCAAAAACACGTATCTGGAGCAATTCCTATCAAAGCAACCCGATATAAAGATAGTAACTTCTGATAATCCACTAAAATTGCTGCAAGACGGCAAAATACAGGCAATTATCAGGGTGCCTGATGATTTTAACAGAAACATCGACCAAGGCAAACAGTCTAAAATCACCGTGCTTTACGATCAAAGCAGTTCAAAATCCTCTATGGGGTTATCTTCTCTCACCAGGGCTATTGACGCGTTTTCTAAAAGCGTCGCGCAGCAGCGCCTATACTCTAAAGGCATAGATCCCCGCCTAATATATCCCTTGGTTACTGAAGTGACCGATGTGGCAGCTAAGAAAAACGGGCAGGGAGCTTTCGTGCTCTCCTTTATCATACCTTTATTTTTAATGATGTGGCCTGCCATCGGAGCCATGGTCTCAGCAGCTGACAGCGGAGCCGGAGAAAAGGAAAGGGGTACGCTGGAACCTCTCCTGGCGACCCAGGTAAATAGAACAGCAATAGCCATAGGCAAATGGATGTCTATTTCCGTCGCTTCATTAACAGGGGCAATAGCATTTACCATCGGGTTTTTCATAAGCCTTAAAATAAATCCTGCGGCTTTTGGCGGCAAAATACAAATTTCTCCGTCATCGGCAGTCGTCATGGTCATAATGGGCATAATGGTATCGCTGATGTACAGCGCTGTCATACTGGCCCTAAGCCTTTTCGCCCGCAATACCAAAGAAGCCAATACCTATATGAGCCCTATAAACTTCATAGCAATGGTGCCGGCATATCTGACTTTCTTTACCGATATAAAGACCATACCTTTCTGGCAATACGCCATACCTTTTTACAATATCGTACTAGTCCTTAAAGAATCCCTGTTAGGCACCATAGATCCAATTCACATAGGACTGGCGGTATTGTGGACCTTTGTGCTCATCTCGCTGGCCCTTTATATTACTGTCAGGATGTTCAACAACGAAAAGGTAGTATTTAGAAATTAA
- a CDS encoding DUF1657 domain-containing protein, which translates to MTVKSDLEKARIAAQSALANYADFGNKTEDPMAKQMFKQMEQDMQRHIDMLNNRLSYLNQKNDLNQAQSAQQYQQQQQAKAQIKNNILKD; encoded by the coding sequence ATGACAGTTAAAAGCGATTTAGAAAAAGCGAGAATAGCAGCACAATCAGCTTTAGCTAACTATGCAGATTTTGGAAATAAGACCGAGGATCCCATGGCAAAGCAGATGTTTAAACAGATGGAGCAGGATATGCAGAGGCATATAGACATGCTCAACAACAGGCTTAGCTATCTAAACCAGAAGAATGACTTGAATCAGGCGCAGTCGGCTCAGCAATACCAACAACAGCAACAGGCCAAAGCTCAGATTAAGAACAACATTTTAAAGGACTAA
- a CDS encoding pro-sigmaK processing inhibitor BofA family protein → MNLGIEFNTIFGYILGLGILFLLGWVLIVPIKILLKLIFNTIIGGILLYILNVFGSFTGLSIALNPVTAVVAGLLGVPGIAMMVLLKKMLL, encoded by the coding sequence GTGAACTTGGGGATTGAATTTAATACTATATTTGGTTACATACTAGGCCTTGGCATATTGTTTTTATTGGGTTGGGTTTTGATAGTGCCAATAAAAATTTTGTTAAAATTAATATTTAATACCATTATAGGTGGAATATTACTCTATATACTCAACGTGTTTGGATCCTTTACAGGATTGAGTATTGCGTTAAATCCTGTAACAGCCGTTGTTGCTGGGTTGCTTGGTGTTCCTGGAATTGCGATGATGGTATTATTGAAAAAGATGCTCTTGTAA
- a CDS encoding DUF2508 family protein has product MYNRFVRSIMAAFASMISSQNKDKVEDERQAYIEIVEKARQEMKIAEKYFETVSDPDLVDHAIFQMEAARKKYIYLLKCAQLQGINLSPKDGEDEAGKEMIM; this is encoded by the coding sequence ATGTATAATAGATTTGTCCGCAGCATTATGGCAGCGTTTGCTTCAATGATCAGCAGCCAGAACAAAGATAAAGTGGAAGATGAAAGACAAGCGTATATTGAAATTGTGGAAAAAGCCCGGCAAGAAATGAAGATTGCTGAAAAATATTTTGAAACGGTGTCAGATCCGGATTTAGTAGACCATGCCATATTCCAGATGGAGGCGGCCCGGAAAAAATATATCTACCTCTTAAAATGCGCTCAATTGCAGGGCATCAATCTGTCGCCAAAAGATGGGGAAGATGAGGCGGGCAAGGAGATGATAATGTGA
- a CDS encoding HD-GYP domain-containing protein has translation MKIALDHVFSALSLALDLAENVPYGHGRRVAFLSLKVSEKIGLDREKMSQIYYAGLLHDIGMSNAVAEQHFRSDLAMLHAEKGSEIVKGLPTGDKISGIIRYHHENWDGSGGFKRSGNQIPLESRIIYAVDQFDIRFDRFKDYYGQISHLMEWLEHNSGKMFDPEVVSVLLRLMEADKFWLDMIHFDEVYTRPDVVFNNVVYLDTQDLINIAEVFAGIIDTKSRFTYNHSKTLARIAMDICKKCDIDQLTSSKIYIAALLHDLGKLGVPNEILEKADNLSDYEFYVIKSHPYFTKVILNQIDGFEDIAQWAGNHHEKLDYSGYPERLGGDQLTFYDRLLAICDMYTALTENRPYRKGLSHRQAMEILKQSAKRGKIDSEVLDLFADIG, from the coding sequence ATGAAAATAGCTCTTGATCACGTATTTTCTGCGCTTTCGCTGGCACTGGATCTGGCAGAAAATGTGCCCTACGGCCACGGCCGCAGGGTAGCGTTTTTATCTCTTAAGGTAAGCGAAAAGATAGGTCTCGACAGAGAAAAAATGTCGCAAATTTATTACGCTGGTTTGCTCCACGATATAGGGATGAGCAATGCGGTTGCCGAACAGCATTTCAGGTCTGATCTGGCTATGCTCCACGCTGAAAAAGGCAGTGAAATCGTCAAAGGCTTACCTACAGGGGATAAAATATCTGGTATAATCAGGTATCATCACGAAAACTGGGATGGCAGCGGCGGATTTAAAAGGAGTGGCAACCAGATACCGCTGGAGTCCAGGATTATTTACGCTGTAGACCAATTTGATATAAGGTTTGACAGGTTTAAGGATTATTACGGGCAGATAAGCCATCTTATGGAATGGCTTGAACATAACAGCGGAAAGATGTTTGACCCTGAAGTGGTTTCTGTCCTTTTGCGCCTCATGGAAGCTGATAAATTTTGGCTGGATATGATTCATTTTGACGAGGTATACACCCGCCCTGATGTGGTTTTTAATAACGTGGTTTATCTGGACACCCAGGATTTGATAAATATCGCAGAGGTATTTGCTGGTATAATAGATACTAAAAGTCGGTTTACTTATAATCACTCCAAAACGCTGGCCAGGATCGCGATGGATATTTGCAAAAAATGCGACATTGATCAATTGACTAGTAGTAAAATATATATAGCGGCATTGCTCCATGATTTGGGTAAGCTGGGAGTACCCAATGAGATACTGGAAAAAGCGGATAATTTAAGCGATTACGAATTTTATGTGATAAAGTCTCACCCCTATTTTACCAAGGTGATTTTAAATCAGATCGATGGGTTTGAGGATATAGCTCAATGGGCTGGCAATCACCATGAGAAGTTAGACTATAGCGGTTATCCTGAGCGATTGGGAGGGGATCAGCTGACATTTTACGATCGGCTGTTGGCTATCTGCGATATGTATACCGCCCTTACCGAGAACAGACCTTACAGGAAAGGTTTGAGTCATCGCCAAGCCATGGAGATATTAAAGCAGAGCGCAAAAAGAGGCAAGATTGATTCTGAGGTGCTGGATTTGTTTGCAGACATAGGGTGA
- the recR gene encoding recombination mediator RecR: MNYYAPPIARLIEELGKLPGVGPKTAQRLAFYLINSPKEYAESLARAIVEAKDKIKYCSVCMNITDKDVCNICSDTERDKSTICVVEDPRDVVAMEKTKNYKGLYHVLHGVISPMDGIGPDQLKIKELLGRCNEGVKEVIIATNPDVEGEATAMYISRLIRPLGIKVTRIAHGIPVGGDLEYADEVTLVRALEGRREML, encoded by the coding sequence ATGAACTATTACGCACCTCCTATAGCCAGGTTGATAGAAGAGCTGGGTAAGTTGCCAGGCGTGGGGCCTAAGACAGCTCAGCGTCTGGCTTTTTACCTTATAAATTCGCCTAAAGAGTACGCGGAATCTTTGGCTAGAGCTATAGTTGAAGCAAAGGATAAAATCAAGTATTGTTCCGTATGCATGAACATCACTGATAAAGACGTCTGCAATATATGTTCAGACACTGAAAGGGATAAAAGCACGATTTGCGTTGTAGAAGATCCCAGGGATGTAGTGGCTATGGAAAAGACTAAGAATTATAAAGGCCTTTATCATGTCCTGCACGGGGTTATCTCTCCGATGGATGGCATTGGGCCGGATCAGCTTAAAATTAAGGAGCTTTTGGGCCGTTGCAATGAAGGCGTCAAGGAGGTCATAATTGCTACTAATCCTGACGTAGAAGGGGAAGCCACGGCTATGTATATATCACGGTTAATTAGGCCATTAGGGATAAAGGTTACGCGCATTGCTCACGGAATACCTGTGGGAGGAGATTTGGAGTACGCTGATGAGGTTACCCTTGTAAGGGCATTGGAAGGCCGCAGGGAGATGTTATAA
- a CDS encoding YbaB/EbfC family nucleoid-associated protein yields MPKGFPGMGNMNNVLKQVQKMQQEIQKLQEEVKDKTVEASAGGGAVVAVANGKKELVEIKIDESATEDIEMLQDLVLAAVNEALRKADEMVSSEMGKITAGLNIPGFPGIR; encoded by the coding sequence ATGCCAAAAGGTTTTCCAGGTATGGGCAACATGAATAATGTGTTAAAGCAGGTACAGAAGATGCAGCAGGAAATCCAAAAGCTGCAGGAAGAGGTAAAAGATAAAACGGTAGAAGCTTCAGCTGGTGGCGGAGCGGTGGTAGCTGTGGCTAATGGGAAAAAAGAACTGGTGGAGATTAAGATTGACGAATCGGCAACAGAGGATATAGAGATGCTTCAGGACCTGGTTTTGGCTGCGGTAAATGAGGCGTTGAGAAAAGCCGATGAGATGGTATCCAGTGAGATGGGGAAGATAACGGCCGGGTTAAATATACCTGGCTTTCCGGGGATAAGGTGA
- the dnaX gene encoding DNA polymerase III subunit gamma/tau, which yields MYTALYRKFRPGNFSQVVGQEHVVRTLKNQIITGSLSHAYLFCGTRGTGKTSVARIFAKAVNCSDSVDGDPCGVCDNCKAIDEGTFMDVYEIDAASNNSVDNIRDLRDNVIYPPAMGRYKLYIIDEVHMLSTSAFNAFLKTLEEPPAHAIFILATTDPQKIPATILSRCQRFDFRRISDQDMIAHLKSIAGKVKVKIDDMALRLIVSKADGAVRDALSLLDKCISYCGDVVTHDDALEVLGVLDDEVLLRFSKAVLNYDTAEALRIVDGFYALGRDAVQLLDEVIRHYRNLLMARISGEGTEEYASYLKDEIKEQVKSYSENRLIRCIQILNECANQVKWAALPRVMLEIAIVRLCQPEADDDIAGILDRIEKLEQRGVKIDHAAVPSAISQSEPQREVSKREPQSVETFDNGCDVKRVWPLLLEEVKREKMALYVFLKNAVPRYENGVLVVEVDKPIFRDALRKAENVAFIEDLIKKICGSEMMFRPEVKKIGEIQDVEKKNGE from the coding sequence ATGTATACGGCACTTTACAGGAAATTCAGGCCTGGCAATTTTTCGCAAGTCGTAGGACAGGAGCATGTGGTGAGGACACTAAAAAACCAGATAATAACAGGCAGCTTATCCCACGCCTATTTGTTTTGCGGCACAAGGGGTACGGGTAAAACCAGTGTTGCCAGAATTTTTGCCAAAGCCGTCAATTGCAGCGATAGTGTAGACGGTGATCCCTGCGGGGTCTGTGATAACTGTAAGGCTATAGACGAAGGTACGTTTATGGACGTGTACGAAATAGATGCCGCCTCCAATAACAGCGTGGATAATATCAGGGATTTAAGGGATAATGTCATCTACCCCCCTGCAATGGGCAGGTATAAACTTTACATTATCGACGAAGTCCATATGCTGTCGACGTCGGCTTTCAACGCCTTTTTAAAGACCTTAGAGGAGCCACCTGCTCATGCGATTTTTATACTGGCCACCACTGACCCGCAAAAAATACCTGCTACTATTTTATCGCGGTGTCAGCGCTTTGATTTCAGGCGCATATCTGATCAGGATATGATAGCGCACCTAAAGTCCATAGCAGGAAAGGTAAAAGTAAAGATCGACGATATGGCTTTAAGGTTGATCGTGTCAAAAGCTGATGGAGCTGTCAGGGATGCGTTGAGCTTGCTGGACAAGTGTATATCTTACTGTGGCGATGTGGTTACCCATGATGATGCGCTAGAGGTCCTGGGCGTGCTGGATGACGAGGTACTCCTGAGGTTCTCTAAAGCCGTGCTGAACTATGATACCGCAGAGGCTTTGAGGATTGTAGACGGATTCTACGCCTTAGGGAGAGACGCTGTGCAGCTATTAGATGAAGTCATCAGGCATTACAGGAATTTGCTTATGGCCAGGATATCAGGCGAGGGAACGGAAGAGTATGCTAGTTACCTAAAAGATGAGATAAAAGAACAGGTGAAAAGCTATAGCGAGAATAGATTGATAAGGTGCATTCAGATATTAAATGAATGTGCTAACCAGGTTAAGTGGGCGGCATTGCCCAGGGTTATGTTAGAGATAGCCATCGTGAGGCTGTGTCAGCCAGAGGCTGATGATGATATAGCTGGCATACTGGATAGAATAGAAAAGCTGGAGCAGAGAGGTGTAAAGATCGACCATGCTGCTGTCCCGTCGGCAATATCCCAGAGTGAACCCCAGAGAGAAGTCAGTAAGCGCGAGCCTCAAAGCGTAGAGACTTTTGACAACGGATGCGATGTGAAGAGAGTATGGCCGCTGCTACTTGAAGAGGTTAAAAGAGAAAAGATGGCGCTTTACGTTTTTCTTAAAAACGCCGTTCCCAGGTATGAAAACGGCGTGCTGGTTGTAGAGGTGGATAAGCCTATTTTCAGAGATGCGCTAAGAAAGGCAGAGAATGTCGCTTTCATAGAAGATCTTATAAAGAAGATTTGCGGGTCGGAAATGATGTTTCGCCCTGAGGTAAAAAAAATAGGAGAAATTCAGGATGTAGAAAAAAAAAATGGTGAGTGA
- a CDS encoding geranylgeranyl reductase family protein, with product MPAYDAIVCGAGPAGSTAARVLASEGYKVLLVEKAVLPRYKACGGGLTKKCYDLIDVDISDIVEDRTYKMVFTNGFSESIVLESEDPWIYMVKRELFDTRLVQEAQQAGVELRQGEEVIDVAQQENGVKVVTRNAAYIGKYLIAADGVFSVVGKKLGLKKRYGIALEAEVFVGDDVLNRYRGCVKVDFSAIRGGYAWVFPKSDSLSVGIGTFTAKGNNLRHSLHRFMEREGIHPRAIATLKGHPIALNDGSFNTLLIGRILLVGDAAMLTDPFTGEGIYYAIKSGIVAGRCVAQALLHDNPERLKRYVSYVKKELIGDIRVASFIAGICYRDFDRVFSMLKRHPYIMDYFADLVKGNDSYKHMPFRIVQRAIGLSKFKGLGRSSEI from the coding sequence ATGCCTGCCTACGATGCAATAGTATGCGGTGCTGGTCCGGCAGGGTCTACTGCCGCTAGGGTTTTGGCATCAGAGGGGTATAAGGTATTGCTGGTTGAAAAAGCTGTATTGCCCCGCTATAAAGCCTGTGGGGGAGGATTGACTAAAAAGTGCTATGACCTCATAGATGTGGACATTTCTGACATAGTAGAGGACAGGACATATAAGATGGTTTTTACCAACGGATTTAGCGAGTCGATAGTTTTGGAGTCTGAAGACCCTTGGATCTACATGGTTAAAAGAGAATTATTTGATACCCGGTTAGTACAAGAGGCGCAGCAAGCAGGGGTAGAATTGCGTCAAGGTGAGGAAGTCATAGATGTGGCACAGCAAGAGAATGGCGTTAAGGTTGTTACGAGAAATGCTGCGTACATAGGCAAGTACCTTATAGCGGCAGATGGAGTATTCAGTGTGGTAGGTAAAAAATTGGGGTTGAAAAAGCGATACGGCATAGCTCTGGAAGCCGAGGTATTTGTAGGCGACGACGTTTTAAATCGATACAGAGGTTGTGTGAAAGTGGATTTTTCGGCTATTAGAGGAGGTTATGCATGGGTTTTCCCCAAATCCGATAGTCTGTCGGTGGGTATAGGTACTTTTACAGCGAAAGGGAATAATTTAAGGCATTCTTTGCATAGGTTTATGGAAAGGGAAGGGATACACCCCCGTGCCATTGCTACTTTAAAGGGGCATCCTATTGCTTTAAATGACGGCAGCTTTAACACCCTTTTAATAGGGAGGATACTTCTGGTAGGGGATGCGGCTATGCTCACAGATCCCTTTACAGGTGAAGGCATATATTACGCCATAAAGAGCGGTATAGTGGCTGGCAGATGTGTGGCGCAGGCGCTGTTACACGATAATCCTGAGAGGTTGAAAAGATATGTTTCGTATGTAAAGAAAGAATTAATAGGGGATATAAGAGTGGCATCTTTTATAGCTGGTATATGTTATAGGGATTTTGATCGGGTGTTTTCTATGCTAAAAAGACATCCGTACATCATGGATTATTTTGCTGATCTGGTGAAGGGAAACGATAGCTACAAGCATATGCCTTTCAGGATTGTCCAGCGTGCGATAGGGTTGAGCAAATTCAAAGGGCTCGGAAGAAGTTCTGAAATTTAA